One Camelina sativa cultivar DH55 chromosome 3, Cs, whole genome shotgun sequence genomic window carries:
- the LOC104777698 gene encoding uncharacterized protein LOC104777698 has product MEIESHVSVPVKNLVKAEFKLGTESYTIDSSNKGDTVLDQLISMKVESMKILKDFITKHNVPDDDVPDQILSDDEEEGDDDDASPVVCPVKPKKTKI; this is encoded by the coding sequence ATGGAGATTGAGAGTCACGTTTCAGTCCCTGTGAAGAATCTTGTTAAAGCCGAGTTCAAGCTTGGGACAGAGAGCTACACCATTGATTCATCAAACAAGGGTGATACTGTATTGGACCAATTGATTTCGATGAAAGTGGAAAGTATGAAGATACTCAAGGATTTTATCACAAAGCATAATGTTCCAGATGATGATGTCCCCGACCAAATCTtgtctgatgatgaagaagaaggtgatgatgatgatgcttctCCTGTAGTATGTCCTGTGAAACCCAAGAAGACCAAGATTTGA
- the LOC104777699 gene encoding AP-2 complex subunit sigma (The sequence of the model RefSeq protein was modified relative to this genomic sequence to represent the inferred CDS: added 28 bases not found in genome assembly) encodes MSWLTWRVPFQRRLVSSDRSRFLLNSPFPEKMIRFILLQNRQGKTRLAKYYVPLEESEKHKVEYEVHRLVVNRDAKFTNFVEFRTHKVIYRRYAGLFFSVCVDITDNELAYLESIHLFVEILDHFFSNVCELDLVFNFHKVYLILDEFILAGELQETSKRAIIERMSELEKLE; translated from the exons tccaaAGACGTCTCGTCTCCTCTGATCGATCACGATTCCTCCTGAATTCTCCATTCCCAGAGAAAATG ATCCGATTCATATTACTGCAGAACAGACAAGGTAAGACTCGTCTTGCCAAATACTATGTTCCTCTCGAAGAATCCGAGAAGCACAAGGTCGAATACGAG GTTCATAGGTTAGTGGTGAATCGTGACGCGAAATTCACCAACTTCGTTgag tttagaaCACACAAGGTGATATACAGGCGTTATGCTGGATTGTTTTTCTCCGTGTGCGTGGATATAACCGACAATGAGTTGGCTTACCTGGAGAGTATCCATTTGTTTGTGGAGATATTGGACCATTTCTTCAGCAATGTCTGTGAGCTAGATTTGGTGTTTAATTTCCACAAG GTGTATTTGATACTCGATGAATTCATTCTTGCTGGGGAGCTCCAAGAAACAAGCAAAAGG GCGATCATCGAAAGGATGTCAGAACTCGAGAAGTTGGAGTGA
- the LOC104779194 gene encoding ataxin-10-like, translating to MEPKLSGGGVPEEVLQPLLIASDSSSYSLEDCLKFLLESSKTDSGRSDLASKAILPYILRLLPSRHYLNLSLKILRNLCAGEVSNQNSFVDHGGSAIISDLLAEKTKTTEEDLETVRLGLQVLANVVLFGEEKRQRDVWFPFFPERFFSIAKIRRLETCDPLCMILYACFDGCSDLASQLCISVGLTIVAETIRTSSCGSMDDYYWLKLLVSRIYVEDHCFPQLFSKLYKVVDTVLGHKDETFTSEQAFLLRMVSDIANERIGQVSIPKDTTCSILGLFKKSLDVFDFASSSERSELPTGSTIVDVMGYSLVIIRDACAGGSLEELNKENKGSVDTVELLLSSGMIHLLLDLLRRLDPPTTIKRAQHQSPSSSSSSSLNPCPYRGFRRDIVSVIGNCAYRRREVQDEIRERDGLFLMLLQCVTDDDNPFLREWGLWCVRNLLEGNLENQQVVAELEIQGSADVPQLREIGLRVEIDPKTSRPRLVNDT from the exons ATGGAACCAAAACTGAGTGGTGGTGGTGTACCGGAAGAGGTGCTTCAGCCGCTGCTGATTGCTTCGGATTCATCCTCCTACTCTCTAGAAGACTGCTTGAAGTTTCTTCTAGAGTCTTCCAAGACGGATTCAGGGCGCTCCGATCTCGCTTCGAAGGCTATCCTTCCTTATATCTTACGTCTTCTTCCTTCCCGCCATTATCTGAATCTATCTCTCAAGATCCTCCGCAACCTCTGCGCCGGCGAGGTTTCCAATCAAAACTCTTTCGTCGACCACGGCGGTTCTGCTATCATCTCCGACTTGCTTGcagagaaaaccaaaaccacGGAGGAGGATCTTGAGACTGTTCGTCTCGGGTTGCAGGTTCTAGCCAACGTTGTATTGTTCGGAGAAGAGAAACGTCAGAGAGATGTGTGGTTTCCGTTTTTCCCTGAGAGGTTCTTCTCAATCGCTAAGATTAGAAGGCTTGAGACATGTGATCCTCTCTGTATGATTTTGTATGCTTGCTTTGATGGATGCTCTGATCTTGCTTCTCAGCTTTGTATTAGTGTTGGCCTCACCATCGTTGCTGAAACTATACGGACTTCATCTTGCG GGTCTATGGATGATTATTATTGGCTCAAGTTACTTGTTTCGAGAATCTATGTTGAAGACCATTGTTTCCCTCAGCTCTTCTCCAAGTTATACAAAGTTGTTGATACGGTTCTTGGTCACAAGGATGAGACGTTCACATCAGAGCAAGCCTTTCTTCTGAGGATGGTGTCTGATATTGCAAATGAGCGGATAGGACAAGTGTCAATCCCCAAGGATACAACTTGTTCCATTCTTGGATTATTCAAGAAATCTCTTGACGTttttgattttgcttcttctagCGAAAGGTCCGAGCTTCCTACGGGTTCAACTATAGTAGACGTAATGGGTTACTCTCTCGTGATAATAAGAGATGCTTGCGCTGGAGGTAGCCTTGAAGAACTCAACAAGGAAAACAAAGGTTCAGTTGATACTGTCGAGTTGCTCTTGTCCTCTGGAATGATACATCTCCTCCTTGATCTGCTTCGTAGACTTGATCCTCCTACAACAATAAAGAGGGCTCAACACCAGAGTcctagttcttcttcttcttcttcattaaacCCTTGTCCATACAGAGGATTCAGGAGAGATATTGTGTCTGTGATTGGGAACTGTGCGTACAGAAGGAGAGAGGTGCAAGATGAGATCAGGGAGAGAGATGGGCTCTTCCTAATGTTGCTGCAGTGCGTGACGGATGATGACAACCCTTTCTTGAGAGAATGGGGTTTGTGGTGTGTGAGAAATCTGCTGGAAGGGAACCTAGAGAACCAGCAAGTTGTTGCTGAGTTGGAGATTCAAGGATCTGCGGATGTGCCTCAACTCCGTGAAATTGGTCTCAGAGTTGAAATTGATCCTAAAACATCCAGGCCTAGGCTTGTCAATGACACCTGA
- the LOC104779195 gene encoding uncharacterized protein LOC104779195 — MEPKLSGGGVPEEVLQPLLIASDSSSYSLEECLKFLLESSKTDSGRSDLASKAILPYILRLLPSRHYLNLSLKVLRNLCAGEVSNQNSFVDHDGFAILSDLLAEKTKTTEEDLDTVRFGLQVLANVVLFGEEKRQRDVWLRFFPERFFSISKIRRLETCDPLCLILYACFDGCSDLASQLCTSDGLTIVAETIRTSSSVGSVDDYYWLKLLVSRLCVEDHCFPQFFSKLYKVVDTVLGHRDETFTSEQAFLLRMVSDIANERIGQVSIPKDATCSILGLFKKSLDVFDFTSSERSELPTGSTVVDVMGYSLVLIRDACAGGSLEELNKE; from the exons ATGGAACCAAAACTGAGTGGTGGTGGTGTACCGGAAGAGGTGCTTCAGCCGTTGCTCATTGCTTCGGATTCATCCTCTTACTCTCTAGAAGAGTGCTTGAAGTTTCTTCTAGAGTCTTCCAAGACAGATTCAGGGCGCTCCGATCTCGCTTCCAAGGCTATTCTTCCTTATATCTTACGTCTTCTTCCTTCCCGCCATTATCTGAACCTCTCTCTCAAGGTCCTCCGCAATCTCTGCGCCGGCGAGGTTTCCAATCAAAACTCTTTCGTCGATCACGACGGTTTTGCTATCCTCTCCGACTTGCTTGcagagaaaaccaaaaccacGGAGGAAGATCTCGACACTGTTCGATTCGGGTTGCAGGTTCTAGCCAACGTTGTATTGTTCGGAGAAGAGAAACGTCAGAGAGATGTGTGGCTTCGGTTTTTCCCTGAGAGGTTCTTCTCAATCTCTAAGATTAGAAGGCTTGAGACATGTGATCCTCTCTGTTTGATTTTGTATGCTTGCTTTGATGGATGCTCTGATCTTGCTTCTCAGCTTTGCACCAGTGATGGCCTCACCATCGTTGCTGAAACTATACGGACTTCATCTTCCG TTGGGTCTGTGGATGATTATTATTGGCTCAAGTTACTTGTTTCGAGACTCTGTGTTGAAGACCATTGTTTCCCTCAGTTCTTCTCCAAATTATACAAAGTTGTTGATACGGTTCTTGGTCATAGGGATGAGACGTTCACATCAGAGCAAGCCTTTCTTCTGAGGATGGTGTCTGATATTGCAAATGAGCGGATAGGACAAGTGTCAATCCCCAAGGATGCAACTTGTTCCATTCTTGGATTATTCAAGAAATCTCTTGACGTTTTTGATTTTACTTCTAGTGAAAGATCTGAGCTTCCTACGGGTTCAACTGTGGTAGACGTAATGGGTTACTCTCTCGTACTAATAAGAGATGCTTGCGCTGGAGGTAGCCTTGAAGAACTCAACAAGGAA